In Camelina sativa cultivar DH55 chromosome 16, Cs, whole genome shotgun sequence, a single window of DNA contains:
- the LOC104751519 gene encoding uncharacterized protein LOC104751519, translating into MVGVFRRSLSFPNKPCGRSSPTPKPRVSHHTRSISLPCRSHPLISHVNHEISQLKSWFSFSGESNRRTTSWITDGLSLLKDVQETLADILQLPQSQESLRNRPVFFENLLEDLLRFVDAYGIFRTSILCLREHQSAAQVALRKKDDEKIASYLQSRRSLARDIAKLTSSIREPKTKHQQYCHVDSVNGTYSDAELASVISDVIEVTVLVSVALFNGVYFSLRSTKTTPFIGFLKRSEKKEKLDEGIEELKQVEENSLVGLNKKKNEEVKSLMKKMMELENSIREIECESEKVFRGLISTRVSLLNALTHIN; encoded by the coding sequence ATGGTTGGAGTTTTCCGGCGATCACTCTCATTCCCTAACAAACCTTGCGGCCGTTCATCTCCAACTCCAAAGCCACGTGTCTCTCACCACACAAGATCCATCAGTCTACCCTGTCGATCTCATCCCTTAATCTCCCACGTCAACCACGAGATCTCCCAGCTCAAATCCTGGTTCTCCTTCTCCGGCGAATCTAACCGTCGCACCACCTCCTGGATCACCGACGGTCTCAGCCTCCTCAAGGACGTTCAAGAAACGCTCGCCGATATACTCCAGCTCCCACAATCCCAAGAATCTCTACGTAACCGTCCCGTCTTCTTCGAGAATCTTCTAGAAGACCTTCTCCGGTTCGTGGACGCTTACGGGATCTTCCGCACGTCGATCCTCTGCCTCCGTGAGCACCAGTCCGCCGCTCAAGTCGCTCTCCGTAAAAAAGACGACGAGAAAATCGCATCGTACCTACAATCTCGCCGGTCTCTCGCGCGAGATATCGCGAAGCTGACGTCGTCGATCCGCGAGCCGAAGACGAAACACCAGCAGTACTGCCACGTGGACAGCGTGAACGGGACGTACAGTGACGCAGAGCTAGCGTCAGTTATAAGCGACGTCATCGAGGTCACCGTTTTGGTTTCCGTTGCTCTTTTTAACGGCGTTTACTTCTCTCTACGTTCCAcaaaaacgacgccgtttaTTGGGTTCTTGAAACGGTCcgagaaaaaagagaaactagACGAAGGCATCGAGGAGCTGAAGCAAGTCGAGGAGAACAGTTTGGTTGGtctaaacaagaagaagaacgaggAAGTAAAgagtttgatgaagaagatgatggagttGGAGAATTCGATCCGTGAAATCGAATGCGAAAGTGAGAAAGTGTTTAGGGGTTTAATTAGCACTCGTGTCTCATTGCTTAATGCCCTAACACATATTAACTAA